One genomic region from Chlamydia poikilotherma encodes:
- the argS gene encoding arginine--tRNA ligase, with amino-acid sequence MTLLSYLSSLCREATLLAFPQVDNISPDITQSTKDHFGHYQCNDAMKLARTLKMAPRAIAEAIINHIPKEIFASIEIAGPGFINFTFSKEFLNTRLKTFSENLSTGFRVKNPKKIVIDFSSPNIAKDMHVGHLRSTIIGDCLARVFAFVGNDVLRLNHIGDWGTAFGMLITYLQEESSEDIENLEDLTVLYKKAHARFAEDVEFKKRSQTNVVALQAGDSATLKLWKQICDISERAFQKIYNVLDIAIEKRGESFYNPFLPEIIQDLENKNLITISDNAKCVFHEGFSIPLMVQKSDGGYNYATTDLAAMRYRVKNDGANKIIIVTDMGQSLHFQLLEATALAAGYLPNKETFSHVGFGLVLDSEGKKFKTRSGENIKLKELLDTAIDQAKATLREHRPEMSDEEIRARAPILGINAIKYADLSSHRVSDYIFSFEKMLRFEGNTAMFLLYAYVRIQGIKRRLGIEKLDLKVTASIQEPSEEALVLALLRFPEAIDLTLKELCPHFLTDYLYMLTNKFNAFFRDCHIEGSPHQKERLYLCALVEKTLAAGMHLLGLQTLDRL; translated from the coding sequence ATGACTCTGCTGTCTTATTTATCTTCTCTATGTCGAGAAGCAACTCTATTAGCATTCCCTCAAGTAGACAACATCTCTCCTGATATTACTCAATCTACAAAAGATCATTTTGGTCATTATCAATGTAATGATGCGATGAAACTCGCTCGCACATTAAAAATGGCTCCCAGAGCCATTGCTGAAGCCATTATCAATCACATTCCTAAAGAGATTTTTGCTTCTATAGAAATTGCTGGTCCAGGTTTTATCAATTTTACATTTTCAAAAGAATTTCTAAATACAAGGCTAAAAACATTTTCTGAGAATTTATCTACAGGATTCCGTGTTAAGAATCCCAAAAAAATTGTTATTGATTTTTCTTCTCCAAATATTGCTAAAGATATGCATGTGGGACACCTACGCTCCACAATTATAGGAGATTGCTTAGCACGTGTTTTTGCTTTTGTAGGCAATGACGTTTTACGCTTGAATCATATTGGTGATTGGGGGACAGCTTTTGGCATGTTAATCACCTACCTTCAAGAAGAATCTTCCGAAGATATAGAAAACCTCGAAGATCTAACAGTGTTATATAAAAAAGCGCATGCACGCTTTGCTGAGGATGTAGAATTTAAAAAACGCTCACAAACAAATGTCGTTGCTTTGCAAGCAGGAGATTCTGCTACCTTAAAATTATGGAAGCAAATTTGTGATATTTCTGAGCGAGCTTTTCAAAAGATTTACAATGTTTTAGATATTGCCATCGAAAAACGTGGTGAATCTTTCTATAATCCTTTCCTTCCTGAAATTATTCAAGATTTAGAGAACAAGAATCTCATTACTATTTCTGATAACGCAAAATGTGTTTTCCATGAGGGCTTTTCCATTCCTCTAATGGTACAGAAAAGCGATGGAGGTTATAACTATGCGACTACAGATTTAGCCGCTATGCGCTATCGCGTAAAAAACGACGGTGCCAATAAAATTATCATTGTTACCGATATGGGGCAATCTCTACATTTCCAACTTCTCGAAGCTACGGCATTAGCTGCAGGCTATCTGCCTAATAAAGAAACCTTCTCCCATGTGGGTTTTGGCCTTGTTCTTGATTCTGAAGGGAAAAAATTCAAAACACGTTCTGGAGAAAATATAAAACTCAAAGAGTTGTTAGACACTGCTATAGATCAAGCAAAAGCTACCTTAAGAGAACACCGTCCAGAAATGTCTGATGAAGAGATTAGAGCACGTGCTCCTATTTTAGGTATTAATGCAATTAAATATGCGGATCTTTCTTCTCATCGCGTGAGTGATTATATCTTTTCTTTTGAGAAAATGCTTCGTTTTGAGGGTAACACGGCAATGTTCCTTCTTTATGCTTATGTACGTATTCAAGGAATAAAGCGGCGTTTGGGAATTGAAAAATTAGACTTAAAAGTAACGGCAAGTATTCAAGAACCTTCTGAAGAAGCTTTAGTTTTAGCACTATTACGCTTCCCAGAAGCCATTGATCTAACTCTGAAGGAACTCTGCCCGCATTTCCTAACCGACTATTTATACATGCTTACAAACAAGTTCAATGCCTTCTTTAGAGATTGTCATATTGAGGGGTCCCCCCATCAAAAAGAACGTTTGTATCTTTGTGCTCTTGTTGAAAAGACCCTAGCTGCAGGTATGCATTTATTAGGATTGCAAACTTTAGACAGATTGTAA
- a CDS encoding lysophospholipid acyltransferase family protein: MIFTVCKFLTRVAFTLLYRHKVYGVKKNLVKGAAIIASNHNSYLDPIALNLSVHGCLHHLARSTLFSNRFTGWLHKEWGSYPVKKGGGNSAAFKAAFELFKKKKKLIIYPEGERSPTGELLPGKVGVGLIAIKARVPVVPAYVGGTYEIFNRYQKFPKIWKTITCVFGKPLTFDDLIDNDNLSSKETYQIATDRIMSKIAELKTWYENGCIGEVP, encoded by the coding sequence ATGATATTTACAGTTTGTAAATTCCTTACCAGAGTTGCTTTTACCTTACTTTATAGACATAAAGTTTATGGAGTAAAAAAGAATCTTGTTAAAGGAGCCGCTATCATTGCTTCTAATCACAATTCCTATTTAGATCCCATAGCTCTAAATTTATCTGTTCATGGTTGTCTACATCATCTGGCACGCTCTACACTATTTAGCAATCGCTTTACAGGGTGGTTACATAAAGAATGGGGATCTTATCCCGTTAAAAAAGGCGGGGGCAACTCTGCAGCATTTAAAGCCGCCTTTGAACTCTTTAAAAAGAAGAAAAAGCTTATTATTTACCCCGAAGGAGAACGCAGCCCGACTGGGGAGCTGCTTCCTGGGAAAGTTGGGGTTGGGTTAATAGCTATTAAAGCTCGCGTTCCTGTAGTTCCCGCCTATGTTGGGGGTACCTACGAGATTTTTAATCGTTATCAAAAATTTCCTAAAATTTGGAAAACCATCACTTGTGTTTTTGGTAAACCGCTAACTTTTGATGATTTGATTGATAATGACAATCTAAGCTCTAAAGAAACTTACCAAATAGCCACTGATAGGATTATGAGTAAAATAGCTGAGTTAAAAACTTGGTATGAAAATGGCTGTATAGGAGAGGTTCCTTAA
- the cmk gene encoding (d)CMP kinase — MIITIDGPSGTGKSTVAKALAKDLKFNYCNTGAMYRTIAYTYLQEFWKDLSIKELIDNPPFSFSFISGQPFEAFLDGQLLSAELGTQEVANAASKLSQLPEVRSFMHRLQRKYAELGNCVFEGRDMGSKVFPDADVKIFLTANAEVRAARRLKDLPENSLSKEALHAELVKRDEADSQRTHDPLIIPEGAIILDSSDLTISQVLEKILALVSPKLP; from the coding sequence ATGATTATTACAATAGACGGCCCCTCAGGAACGGGGAAAAGCACAGTAGCAAAAGCTCTTGCTAAAGACTTAAAATTTAATTATTGCAATACAGGCGCGATGTATCGCACCATAGCCTACACATATCTACAAGAATTTTGGAAAGATCTATCAATCAAAGAACTTATAGATAACCCCCCATTTTCATTTTCATTTATTTCGGGGCAACCTTTCGAAGCTTTTCTAGATGGACAACTCTTATCCGCAGAACTAGGAACTCAAGAAGTAGCAAATGCAGCATCCAAGCTTTCTCAGCTTCCTGAAGTACGCTCTTTTATGCATAGGCTTCAAAGAAAATATGCAGAATTAGGCAATTGTGTTTTTGAAGGCAGAGATATGGGTTCCAAAGTTTTTCCTGATGCTGATGTAAAAATCTTTCTCACAGCAAATGCCGAGGTAAGAGCTGCACGAAGGCTAAAAGATCTACCAGAAAACTCTCTTTCAAAAGAGGCTTTACATGCTGAACTTGTAAAGCGTGATGAAGCAGATAGCCAACGCACTCATGATCCCCTGATCATTCCTGAAGGCGCTATTATTTTAGATTCTTCAGATTTGACAATAAGCCAAGTTCTAGAGAAAATTTTAGCTTTAGTTTCCCCGAAATTGCCATGA
- a CDS encoding phosphatidate cytidylyltransferase produces the protein MLKLNKFKTPFYGDLFQRVVVHSLVLTFLVLLLYSSLFPMTSFALGFITALCSAVATYEYGTMAKVKMYYAFRLYSAIGSFIFVLTSFIAIRWHHVFPKFISTIPWCFLFVWITINVFRSRKNKCGPLESSGITLFSMLYVGIPVRLFLHILYGFIHTDEPFLGVWWACFLIATTKGADIFGYFFGKAFGQKKITPEISPHKTVVGFVSGCLGATLISVAFFLQIPTRFSNYITMPSILIALGVILGISGFFGDVIESIFKRDAKIKNSNQLKAVGGTLDTLDSLLLSTPIVYILLLITQKSMFLR, from the coding sequence ATGTTGAAACTGAATAAGTTCAAAACTCCTTTCTATGGAGATCTTTTTCAACGAGTTGTTGTACATTCGTTGGTTCTTACTTTCCTAGTACTTCTTCTTTATAGTTCTCTATTTCCTATGACATCTTTTGCTTTAGGATTTATCACAGCTCTTTGTAGTGCTGTAGCAACCTATGAATATGGAACCATGGCAAAAGTTAAGATGTACTATGCTTTTCGTTTATATAGCGCGATAGGATCTTTTATTTTTGTTTTAACTAGCTTTATTGCAATTCGCTGGCATCATGTATTTCCTAAATTTATTTCTACCATCCCTTGGTGCTTCTTATTTGTTTGGATAACTATTAACGTCTTTAGATCGAGAAAAAATAAATGTGGCCCCTTAGAAAGTTCGGGTATTACTTTATTTTCTATGCTCTATGTAGGTATTCCTGTGCGTCTATTCTTACATATCCTTTATGGATTTATTCATACGGATGAACCGTTTTTAGGTGTTTGGTGGGCATGTTTCCTCATCGCCACAACAAAAGGAGCGGATATTTTTGGTTATTTCTTTGGGAAAGCATTTGGTCAAAAGAAAATCACTCCTGAAATTAGTCCACATAAAACTGTTGTTGGATTTGTTTCAGGCTGTTTAGGAGCTACTTTAATTAGCGTAGCATTCTTTCTGCAAATTCCCACAAGATTTTCTAATTATATCACTATGCCGAGCATTTTAATTGCCTTAGGCGTTATTCTAGGAATTAGTGGATTTTTTGGAGATGTTATCGAATCTATTTTCAAACGTGATGCTAAAATTAAAAATAGCAACCAACTAAAAGCTGTAGGCGGTACTTTAGACACCTTAGATTCCCTATTACTTTCTACACCTATTGTGTATATTCTACTTCTGATCACACAAAAGTCCATGTTTCTAAGATGA
- a CDS encoding isoprenyl transferase, whose amino-acid sequence MFLTLKQANQANLSTQSLPRHVAIIMDGNRRWYHQHQAQCTVKYSSGHYYGAKVLPNIIESAFSLGIEVLTLFAFSTENFLRSTEEVEELFCLFYSQLDEQLPYLIENKIRLRCIGNLLGLPLYLQQKISEIALKTYQNPHRDLVLAINYGGKDELVRAFKKLHQDLIEQKISSDSISEELIRSYLDTSDMPDPDLLIRTGGEMRVSNFLLWQIAYTELYVTDVLWPDFKPNHLLDAIKAYQHRSRRGGK is encoded by the coding sequence ATGTTTCTCACCTTAAAACAGGCGAATCAAGCTAATCTATCCACCCAGTCTTTGCCGAGACACGTTGCCATCATTATGGATGGCAATCGCCGCTGGTATCACCAACATCAAGCACAGTGTACGGTCAAGTATTCTTCCGGGCACTACTATGGAGCCAAAGTCTTGCCCAATATTATTGAATCTGCTTTTTCTTTGGGTATTGAGGTTCTTACATTATTTGCTTTCTCTACAGAAAATTTTCTAAGATCAACTGAGGAAGTCGAGGAACTGTTTTGTCTCTTCTATTCTCAATTAGACGAACAACTTCCTTATCTTATTGAAAATAAGATTAGGTTGCGTTGCATAGGAAATTTATTAGGACTTCCTCTATACTTACAACAAAAAATTTCTGAAATCGCCTTAAAAACCTACCAAAATCCACACAGAGATCTTGTGCTAGCAATTAATTATGGTGGAAAGGACGAGCTGGTACGTGCATTTAAAAAACTTCATCAGGATTTAATAGAGCAGAAAATATCTTCAGACTCTATTTCAGAAGAGTTAATCCGCTCGTATTTAGACACTTCGGACATGCCTGATCCCGATTTATTAATTCGCACTGGTGGCGAAATGCGTGTAAGTAATTTCCTCTTATGGCAAATAGCGTATACAGAGCTATATGTAACCGATGTTTTATGGCCAGATTTTAAACCCAATCATCTTCTAGATGCCATTAAAGCTTACCAACACAGATCACGACGAGGAGGCAAATAG
- the secD gene encoding protein translocase subunit SecD yields the protein MKQRFGRNLSIIVFVFGLALYYVLPTCLYYSRPLNKKVDEKEAQQIIRKLTNQVSEVRSDIIPRVSSVLSALKLRGHITQHPSIPGVVNVHFKDNTDAYAFLENMVYGEPTVPIKSSRLYVLGYESKENSIVQVTGSLTTALTENDFSFVSYNKEDAESAKETLNVVSSLIPLTPSGSCCCGYTSIWNTASIDRVVQLAKNLSLGLEILPKSRTLALFNYFFSSEKDYSSFLARLESLSTDPDLSQQQQSIFRDAYHNLKTRSQRWKKTATRIVDNSLDCSTVSPFFSSVEFLSKERKVVFYLDPHVLAKREELSVEQRLDFDSWLAKEKQRLAHKFQKPIQESSQGFSFNLSDKDASGKIVLHGQRIYQGMVEHLATLALNRPPAQSCDLIRKNFPIHCRLPKESDAFGCFIFSPEKSCAHFSKGSVYVVLKGLRSVAAKYDKGTAEDAKIFDKDLQNLYNCFSHTDAAPWSIGEDEVLEVRDPLQRFFDVWGENFVVNNEGETASLEVRDIRDRLETLNRIEKHRQEEWVRWHEQYQQSSCSMDKQHRLRAAVPHRSAFVENLKLNLRKYSRGDSVLRLGIDFVGGKQIRLAFKDHQGKQLTDKEGILKVSDELYARLNKLGVAEVEIRREGDNVHLCVPGSTKISSEEILGTSQMTFHVVNEKFSHYSALRYEVQRFLDYLWFTAQSQETISPEAINKLASRIFNDQEIHLPTSVKEAITKLQQEGLAFPKIDEEIPSSHLDTTYSMIAIEKDIQGKANPLMIVFRNYALDGASLKNIRPEFAVGEGYILNFSVKDTAIAQKVCDISPTESFHAWTTAYCQEGVSGTTNSQYSSGRGWRMAVVLDGYVISDPVLNAPLKDHASVSGKFSHREVNRLATDLKSGSMSFVPEVLSEEVISPELGKQQRTQGIISICLGLAVLIILMSVYYKFGGIIASGAVILNLLLIWAALQYLDAPLTLAGLAGIVLAMGMAVDANVLVFERIREEYLLSRSLTQSVEAGYKKAFSAIFDSNLTTVLASLLLLVLDTGPIKGFALTLILGIFSSMFTALFMTKFFFMVWMSKTQETQLHMMNKFIGIKHDFLKECKRLWMVSGSVIVLGCVALGFGAWNSVLGMDFKGGYAFTLNMSDQETMDLAQFRDTLGDKFKQVGLSSRDFKIKTFDSSEKIKIYFSQNALTRVQTLEKKVSGTLNPNLSIVMSILSDVGIDVSSDSFKDTQNFWLKVSGQFSSKMRRQAFIALIGALCIILLYVSLRFEWRYAFSAICALVHDLVATCAVLVATHFFLQKIQIDLQAVGALMTVLGYSLNNTLIIFDRIREDRQEKLFTPMPILINDALQKTLGRTVMTTATTLSVLLILLFVGGGSIFNFAFIMTIGILLGTLSSLYIAPPLLLFMVRKEERSRHS from the coding sequence ATGAAACAGAGATTTGGACGCAATTTAAGTATAATTGTTTTTGTTTTTGGATTAGCTCTGTACTATGTGTTGCCCACATGTCTTTACTACTCTCGACCATTGAATAAGAAAGTTGATGAGAAAGAGGCGCAACAGATTATTCGTAAATTAACGAATCAAGTTTCTGAAGTGCGTAGTGATATTATTCCTAGAGTTTCTTCAGTTCTTTCTGCATTGAAATTACGAGGACATATTACACAACACCCGAGCATCCCAGGAGTGGTGAATGTTCATTTCAAAGATAATACGGATGCCTACGCTTTTCTTGAGAATATGGTTTATGGTGAACCCACGGTCCCCATAAAATCTTCCCGTTTGTATGTCCTAGGATATGAAAGCAAAGAGAATAGTATTGTCCAAGTTACTGGATCTTTGACTACTGCTTTAACAGAAAATGATTTCTCTTTTGTCTCGTATAATAAAGAGGATGCTGAATCAGCAAAAGAAACCTTGAATGTTGTTTCATCTTTGATTCCTCTCACTCCTTCTGGTTCATGTTGCTGTGGTTACACCTCGATTTGGAATACAGCATCTATAGATAGAGTAGTCCAACTAGCTAAGAACCTTTCATTGGGTTTGGAAATTCTTCCTAAATCAAGAACACTGGCTCTATTTAACTACTTCTTCTCTTCAGAAAAAGATTATTCCTCATTTTTAGCGCGGTTAGAAAGTTTATCCACAGACCCCGATCTTTCCCAACAACAACAATCTATTTTTCGAGATGCATACCATAATTTAAAGACGAGATCTCAAAGATGGAAAAAAACTGCCACACGTATTGTAGATAATTCTTTAGATTGTAGTACAGTATCCCCTTTCTTTTCTTCGGTAGAATTTCTATCTAAGGAAAGAAAAGTAGTATTCTATCTCGATCCCCATGTGCTTGCTAAACGTGAAGAATTATCCGTAGAACAACGTTTAGATTTTGATTCGTGGCTGGCTAAAGAAAAGCAAAGACTAGCACATAAATTCCAAAAACCTATTCAAGAATCTTCTCAAGGATTTTCATTTAATCTAAGTGATAAAGATGCCAGTGGAAAAATTGTTTTGCATGGACAGCGTATCTATCAGGGAATGGTTGAACATCTAGCTACATTGGCATTGAATAGACCTCCAGCGCAATCATGCGATCTTATACGAAAAAATTTTCCTATACATTGTCGTTTGCCCAAAGAAAGCGATGCGTTTGGTTGTTTTATTTTCTCCCCAGAGAAGAGTTGTGCGCACTTTTCTAAAGGATCTGTTTATGTAGTTTTGAAAGGATTACGCTCTGTTGCGGCGAAATATGATAAGGGAACAGCAGAAGATGCTAAGATCTTCGATAAGGATCTACAAAATTTATATAATTGTTTTTCTCACACAGATGCAGCTCCATGGAGTATAGGAGAAGATGAGGTTTTAGAAGTCAGAGACCCTCTACAGAGATTTTTTGATGTTTGGGGTGAGAACTTTGTTGTTAATAACGAAGGTGAAACCGCTAGCCTCGAAGTTCGTGATATACGAGATCGTTTAGAAACTTTGAATCGTATTGAAAAGCATCGTCAAGAAGAATGGGTGCGTTGGCATGAACAATACCAACAATCCAGTTGTTCTATGGATAAGCAACACCGTTTACGTGCTGCTGTGCCTCACCGAAGTGCTTTTGTTGAAAATCTCAAACTCAATTTACGAAAATACTCTCGTGGAGACAGTGTTTTGCGCTTGGGAATTGATTTTGTCGGAGGGAAACAGATTCGTTTAGCTTTTAAAGATCACCAAGGAAAGCAATTAACGGATAAGGAAGGAATCCTTAAAGTTTCCGATGAACTTTATGCTCGTTTAAATAAATTGGGTGTTGCAGAAGTCGAGATACGCAGAGAAGGAGATAATGTACATCTATGTGTTCCTGGATCTACTAAAATTTCTTCCGAAGAAATTTTAGGCACCTCTCAAATGACTTTTCATGTAGTGAATGAGAAATTTTCTCATTATTCAGCATTGCGCTATGAAGTACAAAGGTTTTTGGATTATCTGTGGTTTACGGCTCAAAGTCAAGAGACCATATCTCCGGAAGCTATTAATAAGTTGGCAAGTCGTATCTTTAATGATCAAGAAATCCATTTGCCTACTAGTGTTAAAGAAGCAATCACAAAATTACAACAAGAAGGTCTAGCTTTTCCTAAAATTGATGAAGAGATTCCCTCTTCTCATTTAGATACGACGTATTCAATGATTGCTATTGAAAAGGATATTCAAGGTAAAGCAAATCCATTGATGATTGTTTTCCGTAATTATGCTTTAGATGGAGCTTCTTTAAAAAATATCCGTCCGGAATTTGCTGTAGGAGAGGGCTATATCTTAAACTTCTCAGTAAAAGATACCGCAATAGCTCAAAAAGTTTGCGATATTTCCCCAACAGAGAGTTTTCATGCTTGGACCACTGCTTATTGTCAGGAAGGAGTAAGTGGAACAACCAATAGCCAATATTCTTCTGGAAGAGGCTGGAGAATGGCTGTAGTTCTTGATGGTTATGTGATTAGTGATCCTGTATTAAACGCCCCTCTAAAAGATCACGCCAGCGTTTCCGGGAAATTTTCTCATCGCGAAGTAAATCGCTTAGCTACTGATTTAAAATCAGGGTCTATGTCATTTGTTCCTGAAGTTTTGAGTGAAGAAGTTATTTCTCCTGAATTAGGCAAACAACAACGTACACAAGGGATCATTTCTATATGTTTAGGCCTCGCTGTTTTAATAATTTTGATGAGTGTCTATTACAAATTCGGCGGTATTATTGCTTCGGGAGCTGTGATTCTAAATCTTCTCTTAATTTGGGCAGCTCTACAGTATCTTGATGCCCCACTAACTCTTGCGGGGTTAGCAGGAATTGTATTGGCTATGGGAATGGCTGTAGATGCTAACGTACTTGTATTCGAAAGAATTCGTGAGGAATATTTATTATCTCGAAGTCTCACTCAATCTGTAGAAGCTGGATATAAAAAAGCTTTCAGCGCTATTTTTGATTCTAATTTGACCACAGTATTAGCTTCGCTACTTCTTTTGGTTTTAGATACGGGTCCAATTAAGGGATTTGCTCTTACTTTAATTCTTGGGATTTTCTCTTCGATGTTTACTGCTTTATTCATGACAAAGTTTTTTTTCATGGTATGGATGAGTAAAACTCAAGAGACTCAATTGCATATGATGAATAAATTCATCGGTATTAAACATGATTTCTTGAAAGAGTGTAAAAGACTTTGGATGGTATCAGGAAGTGTTATTGTTTTAGGATGTGTTGCCCTAGGTTTCGGAGCATGGAATTCCGTTTTAGGAATGGATTTTAAAGGTGGCTATGCTTTTACCTTGAATATGTCTGATCAGGAAACCATGGATCTTGCTCAATTTCGCGATACATTAGGGGATAAATTCAAACAAGTAGGCTTATCTTCTAGGGATTTTAAAATTAAGACTTTTGATTCTTCCGAGAAGATTAAAATATACTTCAGTCAGAATGCACTAACTCGAGTACAAACTCTTGAGAAAAAAGTATCTGGAACTCTTAATCCTAATTTATCAATAGTCATGAGCATACTTTCTGATGTGGGAATAGATGTATCTTCTGATAGTTTTAAAGATACACAAAATTTCTGGCTTAAAGTTAGTGGTCAATTCTCTAGTAAGATGCGTCGACAAGCTTTTATAGCATTGATCGGGGCCTTATGCATTATTCTACTTTACGTAAGCTTACGTTTCGAATGGCGTTATGCATTCAGCGCTATCTGTGCACTGGTTCACGATCTTGTCGCTACTTGTGCGGTATTAGTAGCAACACACTTCTTTTTGCAAAAGATACAGATTGATCTACAAGCGGTTGGCGCTTTGATGACAGTTTTAGGGTATTCATTAAATAACACTCTAATCATATTCGATCGTATTCGTGAAGATCGTCAGGAAAAATTATTTACTCCAATGCCAATTTTAATTAACGATGCCCTACAAAAAACTTTGGGAAGAACAGTAATGACCACAGCGACAACACTATCAGTGTTATTAATTCTACTGTTTGTTGGTGGTGGTTCAATCTTTAACTTTGCTTTCATCATGACAATAGGTATTCTCTTGGGTACACTATCATCTCTATACATAGCACCACCTCTTCTTCTATTCATGGTTCGTAAGGAGGAAAGAAGCAGGCATAGTTAA
- the recJ gene encoding single-stranded-DNA-specific exonuclease RecJ, whose protein sequence is MASKDNSSVPSPNWVYPRQDPALLSTVIKELHLHPIAAQIFISRGFQTVNEIRDFLYVHLDNLHDPELLLDMSKAVERLLLAKERNEHVMIYGDSDVDGMTGVALLVEFLRSIDMKVSYCFLGALLKHYGEPSSLIAKMKEEKVSLLITVDCGITAGKEVSDINKQGIDVIITDHHMPTGKIPHCIATLNPKLRDRAYPNKELTGVGVAFKLARGVLNALKKKNPKLKIEIKHLLDLVTLGTVTDVGTLLGENRTMVRHGIKEIASGSRLGLHKLCLLAGVKPSEVTSTDIVLKIAPKLNSLGRLSDASRGVELLLTEDSEVADEIIQYLDKINRERQKIEADVFDDVQKILKNKPEIVKQAAIVLSSKNWHSRVIPIISARLAKAYNKPVAIISNQGGIGKGSLRTIGSFPLLGILQKCASLFISYGGHDFAAGIIINEDQIEVFKKKFIHLVNSSLKKDKAVLTLPLDARADFDEIDHDLLSSIDLFEPFGKGNPIPVFYTVVHQVRYPKLLPGNHLKLYLSRGERNLEGIAFGLGDRIDALKANWNKPLELAYTPRLSQSSNGGVIHLLVRDFRILPLNYKDSNIEF, encoded by the coding sequence ATGGCAAGTAAAGATAATTCTTCTGTACCCAGTCCTAACTGGGTATACCCTAGGCAAGATCCTGCATTGCTTTCTACAGTTATAAAGGAATTGCATCTTCATCCGATAGCTGCACAGATCTTTATTTCTCGGGGATTTCAAACTGTGAATGAAATCCGAGATTTTCTCTATGTACATCTAGATAATCTTCATGACCCAGAACTCTTACTTGATATGTCCAAGGCTGTAGAGCGTTTGCTTCTTGCCAAAGAACGCAACGAACATGTCATGATTTATGGTGATAGTGATGTTGATGGAATGACAGGAGTCGCTCTTCTCGTAGAGTTTTTGAGATCTATAGATATGAAAGTGAGCTACTGCTTTTTAGGTGCTCTACTAAAACATTATGGGGAACCGTCCTCGCTGATTGCTAAAATGAAAGAGGAGAAAGTCTCATTACTAATTACAGTAGATTGTGGCATCACCGCAGGGAAAGAAGTCAGCGATATCAATAAGCAGGGAATTGATGTAATTATTACAGATCATCACATGCCCACGGGTAAAATTCCCCATTGTATAGCAACATTAAACCCTAAATTAAGAGATCGTGCTTATCCAAATAAAGAATTAACAGGTGTGGGCGTCGCATTTAAGCTCGCGCGGGGTGTTCTTAATGCATTAAAGAAAAAAAACCCGAAATTAAAAATAGAAATTAAACATCTACTAGATTTGGTGACTTTAGGGACGGTGACTGATGTAGGGACTCTTTTAGGAGAAAATCGCACTATGGTACGCCATGGTATTAAAGAGATTGCTAGTGGTTCGCGATTGGGACTTCATAAATTATGTCTTCTTGCTGGAGTAAAGCCTTCTGAAGTTACCTCAACTGATATTGTTTTAAAAATAGCCCCAAAACTGAACAGCTTGGGTAGGCTTTCTGATGCTTCTAGGGGTGTTGAGCTTTTACTTACCGAAGACTCAGAAGTCGCGGATGAGATAATCCAATACCTCGATAAGATAAATAGAGAACGGCAAAAAATAGAAGCCGATGTTTTTGATGATGTACAAAAAATCTTAAAAAATAAACCCGAGATAGTTAAGCAAGCTGCTATTGTATTATCCTCTAAAAACTGGCACTCAAGGGTTATTCCGATTATTTCTGCACGTCTTGCTAAAGCTTATAATAAACCCGTAGCTATTATTTCCAATCAAGGAGGTATAGGTAAGGGATCATTGAGGACAATAGGTTCTTTTCCTCTGCTTGGTATATTACAGAAATGCGCATCTTTGTTCATATCCTACGGGGGGCATGATTTTGCTGCGGGGATTATCATTAATGAAGACCAAATAGAAGTTTTCAAAAAAAAGTTTATTCATCTTGTGAACTCATCGTTAAAAAAAGATAAGGCGGTTCTTACTCTGCCTCTTGATGCTCGAGCTGATTTTGACGAGATAGATCACGATTTATTATCTTCTATAGATCTTTTTGAACCTTTTGGGAAAGGTAACCCCATCCCAGTATTTTATACCGTAGTCCATCAGGTGCGTTATCCAAAGTTATTACCCGGGAACCATCTCAAGCTTTATCTTAGCCGTGGAGAGAGGAATTTAGAAGGTATTGCTTTCGGATTGGGAGATAGAATAGATGCGCTCAAAGCTAATTGGAATAAGCCCCTAGAACTTGCGTATACGCCACGTTTATCTCAATCTTCTAACGGAGGGGTTATTCATTTACTCGTTCGGGATTTTCGCATTCTTCCGCTAAATTATAAAGACAGCAACATCGAGTTTTAA